GACTGCAACAACTTTCTTATCCGGATGCTGGGCAAGGATTTTTTCGAGCTCTGATGCCATGTGCCGGTTCCTCTCTTCGATCAGCACCTTGTAGACATTCGGATACCTGTCCTTGACCTTAGTCATGAGTTTTTTGATAAGCTGCTCCTCAGGAACCTTCCTTATATCAAACTCGAACTCAGGCTTACGGATTACTGCCCTTCCTAACGCCTTTAGGATATCCAGCACAAACCGCCACTTTTCCTTCCAGCTTAATGTCTCAGAGAGCCTCTTCAATGTGATCTCGATATCCTGGTCTATCAATGCAATTGGAATGCCTTTCTTCCTTGCATGCATGATGGCTGTTCTCATCTCTTCTCCTGGGGATACTCCCACAAGGTCACCCAGCTTACGCTCTGCCCAGGCTCCTATCAAGGCAAAGAGATACCCTTTGATGCCTATCCTCTTCCAGCTCGCTCTTTTTGCACTGGTTTTTTCAAACAGGCCACGAATGCGCTTTGCATCAATCTCAAGGCAGACAACCGCAGGGCTGTTGGCATCTATGGCTTCTGCCACTTCCCTTATGCTTTGGGCTGCAATATGGCTTGTTCCTATAAGGATGAGATGTTTCATTTTTTACTAGTGATTCCCAATGCTATATAAGGTTGTCCACTTTACCACAGAAAATTATAAAAAGGATGAAGTTTTTATTCCAAAGTAAGAAAGGTGGTCCTATGCTAAAGCTGAAGAGAATATCAGAAACATATGATATGAAGGTATTTACAGATACCGGAGAATATTTCGGAGATATTGAGGAGACAATGCTTACCCAGACAAAGGTATCCGGATGGCGCGTAAAAGCCACAAAAGGCTCCTACCTTGCCAAGGCCCTTGGATCTGCGAAAGGGGTTATTGTCCCCCACCAGCTTGTCAGGAGCATTGGGGATATTATGATTATCAGCAAGGCTGCTGTCCCTTCCTACAATCCTGAGGAAGAGGAAGGCGCTGCTCAGGCATGAACCTCAGCAGCACTGCATTCTCTGATGGCGAAGCCATCCCCTCTCCCTTCACCTGCTCAGGCAGGGATATAGCACCGTCACTCTCCATCTCAGATGTTCCAGGACAAGCCAAGAGCCTCAGCCTGATCATGGATGATCCTGACGCTCCTGTTGGAACCTTTGTCCATTGGGTCGTTTGGAATATACCTCCTGATGCGAAGGAACTTGGCCATGGGATAAACAAAGGTGTCCAAGGCATGACTGACTTCGGAAGGATAGGCTATGGAGGGCCTTGCCCGCCTTCAGGGAAGCATAGGTATTACTTCAAACTCTATGCACTTGACTGCATGCTCCAGCTGAGCGAACATGCAGGAAAAAGGGAACTTGAGCAGGCAATGAAGGGGCATATCCTGGCCCAGGCTCAGCTGATGGGCACGTATACACGTTAAGTATTTAAAAAACGCAATTCTTCTTTCCTGTTTGCACGGCTGTGATCTAATGGCATGATACCAGCTTCCCAAGCTGGTTATCCGGGTTCGAATCCCGGCAGCCGTATGAACTCAGTGCTGGAAGAACCGATTATCCTCAAACTCTTCATCCTCAGAAAGGAGCTTTTCTGCAGCAGATTCCTCCTCAGAAACGTTTGCTGAGCCGCAATAGGGGCATTTGTTGATAGATTTTGAGCCGATGGTCTTTGCAAACATATAGCTGCAGGCATTGCACTTCATCTTGATTCTTGGTTGGCTTTTCTCCTGGCGTGCTTCCTCTGGCTCAGGACTTCGGATCCCCCTGCATGAGCTGCACACCAGTTCTCTTCCCCGTATATCGGCAGAACTCAACGTAACTTTTTTTCCGCACTTTACACACTTTACCATCGCCTCTTTGGCCATTTTAGCTTTGCACAGTCTTCCATACATTTAAATCTTTTGCTTTGGCAGAGTAACAACAGAACACCGTGAATGTACTTCGGGCATTTCCCCTAGGCAAGGCACTCACTCGGCTGCTAGGGCATCTTCTTCTGCCTGAGCTTCTGGATATCTGCCTGGAGCCTGCTGATGGCACGTATATGGGGATCTATCGTCTCATTAGCCTTGATGCTGAGCTTGAGCAGCTCGACTTCCAGGATGAGCTGGATTTCCTTCTGATCAAGGCTGTTATGGATTGCCTGTATCTCAGCGACCTGATCTTCGCTCAATGCAGCAACAGCAAACCCTGTTGTGCGCGGATATCTGCTGAGCAAGTAGCTGTTTGTCAGGAACGCAGAAAGAAATATCAGGGCAATGATTGCTCCAATGATGACCACTGCCTTTTTGCTGCTGAGTGTGCTTTCCTCGAAGAGCGTGCCCTGTTCTGAGGCGTGCATCACCTTGAGGTAGGAGGCGAAAGCGCCATCTACGTCATTCTTTGTATGGCCCTGGCCATAGAGGGCATTCCTGATTGAATGGCTTGTGAAGCCCCTCTTCTGGCACTGCGCAATATACTCGATTACTTTTGAATCTGCAGCCATGTTACCAGAAACATGACTGTTTTTGATTAATAAATGTTGCGGTTTTTGGGCTCGTTGGGTAGAATCCTCTATTCAAGCAACTATTGACTGCTCCTATCCCTTACCTTATTCCACCTTTTCCCTGACTATAACGCTTCTCGCTTTCCCAGCCAGAGCCTGCTCGAGAAGGTTCTTCCTTTCCGTGTAGCTGCTAATAACACTCTTCACTGGGTCAGTTTCCCTCTTCTTTGTTTCTTGTGTGACAATATGCATTGCCTCTCTTCTGTTAGAGCCTGGAATATACAGCTCTTCGGGAGCAATAGGCACAATCAAGACTTCTTTCACATGCCTGCATCCAGCCATATATTCAAGAGCTGAGTCTTCTATGAGATGCCCCACTGTTCCATCGGCATGTCCATCTGGTCCTGTCCCTTCCCTCGAAAAGAGTTTTCCACTTATCATCTCTTCGAGGCCCACTACGGGAAACAGCTCATTTTCCTTTTGCGCTTCTTTCCACTTATCCATAGCAGCGCGATATACTGTTTTGCTGCTCAGTTCAAACCCTCTGTAGGGATCGTACTTGTAAATTCCATCAGTCCTCTTTATTAAAATGACTTTTTCAATTCCATAAAACTCAGCAAGCGCAATGGTGTGGGTGTCAGAGTCTTGGAGAGGGATCTCGTCTCTTACAAGAATATAGTGAGGAGCCATTGCAATGAGGGGGGTCTTTTTGTTGCTGTTCGAGATAAAATAAAATGCCCCTGGACCGATAAGCGAAGACCTCTCAGGCGTAAATATTCCGTGAATCATTTTAAGATTTGTCATCAATACTTCCGCAATAAGTTCTGGATAGGAGGAGTTTACGTATCTTCTATTGATAAATTCAGCCAGCCACGGATTCTCTTGCTTCAGCTTGGCTAAGTGCAGGGCTTTCCTCACAGTCTGTCTTTCCCTCTTTACCTTATCCTCTAATTCTGTAATTGGTGTGACACGCCCTGTCCATAGGGCCTCGCCCTCCTGATATCTTCTGGATAAATCTTCCTCTACATATCTTTCTACAGATTCTGCATACGTTTCTGCAGATATCTCCCATAATCTGAGGTCTTCTATCCCGCCTGTTTCTATCCCAGAAAGTATCTTTCTCAGAGCCGTTTTATGTTTGGTAAACATTTCGTCTAATTCATCTCCTACAAGATTGCCGCTAAGGAAACTGAGTTCCGGTGATTTGTTCCTCCACAACCCGTATTTCTTCTGGTAATCTTTTATCACCTCTCCGAGTTGCCCTGCTCCTACGGTGCAGATGATCCTATGCTCCTGCATTTTTTGCTTTTTGCTAAGTGGATTTGGAATTTGATTTTGAGCTAATTTGGAAATGATGTGGCAGTACATTGCCAGTGAGGGGTCATACTCTCTCTGCCTGTCGTAATCCAATGCGCTTCCTCCGATTTTTATGATTTTCCCACGCTGAATCGGAGACGGGACACGGAATAATTTTCCGGCCAGATCCTCAAATGCTTGGGCATTTTCAGAAATACCCTCCATACTGTATTTCACGCCTGTGTTCACTGCCTGAATCCGTAATTGTTCAGTGATGGCTTCTCCACCTTTACTTACCATAATCTGTGGCATAAACGGATCGGCCCTTCTTATTCTTGCAATATGGGACATATTCCCATTGAGCTGCTTGTTGTCATACACTACAGCTGCCCAATGAAGTGGTTGCTGTAGATCAGGTTCTCCTACGATTTTCTTTGCCTCTTCAACAGAATCCACCCTCTTAGTATCAAACGCATTCCATCTTGATCTCTGTTTCTGAGCCAGGATGTTGTTGATGCATTGTGTAAGGTCGTCTCCTTTCTCAACAACAAGAATTGGCAATGCTTTTGAGAGATTTAGGCTGGCCATGCAGTCCAGGATATCAGCATTCCTTATAAATCTTTTTACTACTTATCAGTAAGATTAAAGAGAACAAAGAAGAAAAAAGAGGGCAAGGAGTGCCATTTCCTATAAAGATACTTTATACTTCTTGCTCAGCAGCGCTCCCTGCTCTTTTCTATGGATAACTTTTCTGTGCACTTCTATCCTATCTTTCTCTCCCCTCTGTCTTGTTTTTTTCATGGCTTATCACCTTCACCTTGGTTTTGATTCTTTTAGTATTATCCGGAACATATATATTCTTTTTGTATATTGAATATATTAAGAATATGTAGTAATATTTATCATATACTAAAACGATATATTTATATATTTCTCTTCTTTCCTGTATGATTATGAAGAGGAAACTCGTGAAACAGGGCTTGAGTGCGCTCACCATCACTATCCCTTCTTCGTGGGTGCGAAAAAATAACCTTAAAGCAGGAGACGAGGTTGATGTGCTGGAGAGAGATACCTCTCTGACGATTTCGAAAGAAGGAAGGACAGAATTAAATGAAATCACTGTGGATCTTACTGGGCTTCTGCCGCGGCTTGCAGACCGCTTTATGGCACGCGCATACCAGAAGGGTTATGATCGTATTATCCTGAAATCAGAGGATCCTGATCTCCTTCAGGCAGTTAAGAACAAGGTTCCTGAACTCATGGGGTATGAAATCATTAACAGCATGAAGAACCAAGTAGAGGTTCAAATCCTTTCAGCCCAGCTTGATTTGGATTTTGACACACTCTTGCGGCGGGCCCTCCTCATCCTCAAAGACATGCTCCAGACCTGCCATGATGCCTGGAAAGCGGGGGACAAAAAGTCTCTGGACGGGATTTTCTATCAGGACTATGATGTGAATAAATTCATGTATTTCTGCCTTCGCCAGTTAAACACCAGCCAGAAACTTATGACATTTGGTCGCTCCATCCTTTATTATCTTATTGAAACCCTAGAAGACCTGGGTGATGAGCTCAAAGCACTTGGCAAGGTGTTGGCGCAATTACCCCCTCATAAGGCCGTTCTTGGCATATTGAACAAGCTTATTGAAATGTATCAGTTAAGCTATGAGTTCTTCTATACCCCCGACAGAAAAAAGGCAAAACAGGCATATATGCTCAGCAAAGAAATATCCGAGCTTATTGATGCCCAGCTTTCAAACACAAATCTTCTTATGGTTAAGGCGTTGATATCTCTGGAATTCTCGAACCGGATTATTTACCATTTAACCACTATGCGCCTGGATACTCTTAAGGGCCTAGGTGGCCAGTAATCAGTCGTTCTCCACTCTTGGAGCAAGAATAAACGTAAGATTCAGCCTGTCGGTGACTGTGTAGGATACCTTGAGCGGATAGTCCTTGTTGAAGAGGATTTCCACCTCATCTGCAATCTTTGCCCCTCCCATCATCTTTTTGAGGTACTCTACGGAGTATTTTGCCTTGACCTTGTCTTCATTGTCAGCCTTGATGCGTGTTATCTCGTCAGCAGGGATCTCGATTGATACCTTGTTGAGGTCTCCCTCGGCAGTGATGTTGAGCTTTTTCTGGTCTCCTATCAGCGTAAGAGAGTCTGCAACAACATTGGCGTCTTCAATGGCATTATTCAGTATTTGGGAAGTTGTCATGACACTGATGGGGAATTGAAGCTCTGGAATCTTCTGCTTCCTCTCCTCAACCTCAATCAGCGGAAGATGGAACGTCCTTGATGTGCTTCCTTTCAGGTCTATCCTGAGCTTGTTGTCTGCAAGCTCAAGGCCTATCATGTCGTTTGGGGAAACCCTCCGGAGAATCTGCTTGAGATTGCTGAGGTTTATTGCGAATTCAACATTTTTCGGGACATTGTACTCTGTAAACGCGCTTGACACCATCTTGAAGACGACCATAGCCACGTTTGCAGGATCCATTGCAATTAGGTTAAGGCCCTCTTTGGTTGCAGTGAATTTTGCTTCGTTCACAAGGTCTGATATGACAGAAATGCTCTCCTTAAAGTATCGCGGCTCTGCTAAGATTGCTTTCATTGTACCCCCTGTTTGCAGCAAAGCTAGGGCACTATTTAAATCTTTTTACTTGGGTTACTTCAGCACCGCATGCTGGCCTTCAGCAAGGAGGTGGATATTCTTTTTCCAGCCCATCTCTTTACAGAGGCCTGCAAGGGACTTCCTCATCTTTTCTTCCCCATGAGAAGGGATGATGTGCTCTGGCTTAAGCATCTCAAGAAGATCCTGAAGATCCTGCCTTGCCGCATGGCCTGACACATGGATGCCTTTAAAGATTCTGATGCGCCGGTGCTTCAGATCCCTTTCCAGATGTTCCCGGTTCTTCTCGTTTGTTGGCGTGGGGATGACATTACAAGAGAAAATCACCTTATCCCGGTGGTCAAGCCGAAACTTGAAGACATCCCTTGCAATCTTTGCCAATGTTGCTTTTGGCTCGCCCTGATGGCCTGTGACTACGATCAGGTATTTCTTCTTCCTAGGCTGCAGCTCATTGAGCCTCTTGCGGATATTATTACCATACTTGACAATCTCTATCTCCTTTGAGAAGTGGACAATCCCGACCTCTTCAGCAGCATTGACGTATTTTGCCAGCGATCTGCCTAAAAAGATAACCTTCCGGCCAAGCTTTTTCCCAAGCTCGATGATGGATTTGAGCCGTGCAATATGCGACGAGAATGTTGTCACGAGGATTGCCTGCACCTCTTTCTCGTCATCCAGGATGGCGTCCCTCAACATTTCCTTTGCCACAGACTCTGAGGGCATCTTGCGGTCATCATCAGCATAGGTTGACTCCACAACCAACGCATACACTCCCTTCTGGCCAAGCTGCCTTAGCCGCTTCAGATCAGGGGTTTTTCCAAGAGTCGGGCTCATATCGAACTTGAAATCGTTTGCATACACGATGATGCCGTGCTTTGTATGGAGCGCAACCATCGCTGTCTGCGGCGTGGAATGGGTTACTGTGATAAACTCTGCGGTGATGTCTTTTGTTATCTTTATGGATGACCCCGTGTTCACGGTCTTTATCCGGTTCTTGAACGGTATTTTTTCATCCCTGATGATTGCGCGAAGCACTGCTGCTGTGAAGGGTGTGCAGATGATTGGGGCCTTATAGCGTCCTGCAAGAAAAGGGATGGCGCCGACATGGTCGAGATGAGCATGAGACGGTATGATTGCCCTTATTTTGTCCTTCCAATGCTCTATCACCGAAAGGTCAGGAATTGCCTTTACCTTGATAAGATCCTCAACTTCAAACTTCTTGATGTCCTCATCCTCTGTCAGCTGGATGTAACTCTCAAGATGAATCCCGATATCAAACACAATCACGTCATCGTCAATCTTTATCGCTGTGCAGTTTCTTCCGACAACATCGTAACCGCCGACTGTTATAATCTCAACTGCCATAGGTTTCCTGCTTTTTGAGAAGTATAAAAACCTATTGTTCAAGCTCTTTTGGCAGAATAAACTTTGTGCCTTCTTCACCTGTGTTCAGCAGTTCTACAGGGATCTCTTTACCACTTCGATTGCCCTTTCTACACCAGCGCAGTATCCTCTGGGGCTTGCAAGAATTATCTTTTGGACCATGTTAACAGATACCAGCCCTAGATTTCCTGATTATCTCCACTGCTTTGTCAATCTCTTGTCTTGAGATATCAAGGCTTGGGAACAAAACTACTCTTCCATCGAATGCAGAAATGATCAATCTATCCTCCAAGCATCGCTGCTGAATTCCGGGATCCGGCTCATCGAAGCCAATGCACAGCCCCTTTCCTTCAGGCCTGAACTCTGACAGCCTTTTCATGAGATATGCTCCGCTTTCAGCAGCCTTCGCGACAAGGCCCTTCTGCTGAATATACTCGATGTTTGCAAGGCAAGCTTCTACAGAAAATGGGTGCCAGCCAAAGGTTGAATAATTGCTAAAATCAAAACGCATGGGCTCAGCGACTTCTGGTCTGGCTATTGTTGCACCAATCGCGCCATAGCCTGAGCTCATTCCTTTTGCGATTGTGATGATGTCTGGCTCCAGACCGAAATGCTCGAAGCCGAACCATTTTCCTGTACGGCCGAATCCTGTTGCAACCTCATCGCAGATGAACAGGGTGTCTGTTTCGCTGCATGCTTCCATGATTCTGTTAAAGAACTCTTTTGGAGGCACTATGACTCCCAGATTACAGATGATTGGTTCTGAGATGAATGCAGAGATTTCTCTCTTCTTGATGAGTTTTACAGCCTCTTCTGTTGTTTTTTCCCAATCTTTTGCGTCGATTTGGAGATAGTCTTCTGAGAACTTTCCAAAATGCAGCTCATGGGCCGGGATTTTGACAAGCGAGAGGCAGGCAATGGATTGGCCATGGTATGCACCTTTAAAGGCCAAAAACTTCCTCCTTTTATTGTATGCACGCGACATCTTTAATGCAATCTCAACTGCTTCTGTTCCTCCTGTTGCTCTAAAGCAGGCCGTCTGCCTGCCGATAAGCCTGCTGAGCTTTTTTGCGAGGTCTTCCCATCGCTCATAGATATAGGAAGGCGGAACGTACTCAGGCCCTTTAAATCTCTGAATGGCATTCCTGATCTGGCTTTTTCTCCAGCCTGCGTTGCCAACACACCACCCCATTGTGAAATCCAGGTATCTCTTTCCGTTTTTGTCAATGAGGTAACTTCCCTTAGAATCCGCAACCTCTATTGGGTAGGGAGGAGCATCCCTAAACAAGAATTCCCTTGTATCAGTTTTTTTGCGCATCAAGTCCATGTAGACAATTTTTAATATTAAGAGTGCGGGGAGCAGGCAGCGCAACTCACTTCGTTCGTTGCTGGCCTGCTCTCCTCGTTCATTTCATTCACTGCGGGGAGCAGGATTCGAACCTGCGTAGGCACTAAGCCAACAGATGGCCCGCCTGAGTAGTTCATCAGACCTGGGTGAGGACCTCAACACTCATGACTTGAGTATGGACGTTTTAGCGCCTGTCGCCAAACTCTGTCCCGTTTGGCCACTCCGGCATCCCCGCATTGTGCGGAGTAGAACGCCCCGTGTTTTAAATATGTTGCTTTTTGGGCTCAGTAGAAAGTCAGTCGGCAGTGGCTTGCAAGCGAGCAAGGCGAGCTTGCTCGCTAGCCACCGGCTCGCTTGTGCTTCCTTCACTGTTTGCTGACACCCCCGAAGGTGCTAAAAAGAGCCATGCTCTTTTGGCACATCAAAACGCCAGAGGGCGTTTTGATTGGGCCAACCCTCTGTCAGCGGTGCTATAAAAGTAAATAAGCTCGCAGAAAGGATGCCGGACTTTCTACTGAGCCGTTTTTTGGAACTCTTCTTATCCAGAAATGCGGTCTTATGTCAAAATCCCAAGCTTGCTCTCAATCGCATTCAACTCTTCTTCCAGGCGGTCTAACTCAGAAACCGGCTTTGGCCTTGGCATTTGAGGCCGCCTGGCTCTTGGCTGGTCATCGATCTTCTTCTTTAGCTCTGCCCTCTTTGTATCCACATTCTTTCTTATGTGATGAACTGGCAGCGCATCTTCGAGGCTCTTGCCAAGCTTGCTAATCTCTACCATCAAGTTTTTGAGGATGAACACCTCTCTTATCTTCATCTCCTGCGTATACTGGAAAGCTTCGTAGCGCTGCAAAGCTGTGATAATCTCCTTAGAGCCCTGGAGCAGCGTCCTTCGTATCGCAATGGGATCCTCAATACTCACAAACATCGTATCTTCCATCGTTACATCTGCTCAGGCTCAAAGAGGCCGCTGTCTATGCCTTCAACCCTCCTTTCAACATCATTAACTGCATTGCTCCAGGCTGCCAGCTCCTGATCCTCCTTATCTTTAAGCTCGTTGATCTTTGCCAGAGTTTTCTTGGCCTGGCTGATCTTTGCCCTCAGGACCTCCATGATCTCAAGGACTTCTTTATATCTCTCAATCTTGATAAACACCGGCATACCCGTCATTGTTCCATCACCTTGTCGATTTTGTGCAGCCTCTTGTTGATATCCTCGAGCATGGAACGCCATTTCTGCGTTTCCTTATCCCTGACGAGCTTGATCTCATTCAGCCTTTTGGAGAGAGCCTCAACCTCTTCCACCTTCTCCTCAATACTCTGAATATTTCCTAACAAAGTCCTGTATTCATCGCTCCTGACAAATAATGGCCTTTGAGGCATTTTTCTCTCAAACTCCCTCTTCTTTGCCTCAATCTCTTTTTGTTCAATCTCAGGTTTCACGGGAGACATTTCCGGAAAATCTGGCTTTAATGGGTGCTTCACTATTGGCCTTTGCAACTGGTCGAATCTTGGAGGCGCCATCGGCCGGTTCATTACCTGGATTTGTGGAAGGCTTGGCGGCTTTTCTGGATGAGGGGAAGGTCCCTGAATCGGAGCAGGTACAGGCTCTCTTGGCTGCTCCCTGTCTCTGATGCCCCCCATTGGCCTGAACTCTGTCCTGAATTCAGGAACGGAAATCGGCGGCATCCTCTGTTCAAATGAGGGCATCCTTGGCTCTAAGAACGGAGGCGGTGGAGGTATGTCTCCTGCCTTTCTCTTCCTAAATACGTCTAATAAACCCATTGCACCAACCCCTGATTTCCAAAGAATCAATCTTATTAAATCTTTGTGGAGTATCCTGGAGGAGTGACAAGCGATAGGTTTTTAAGGAACGTGGCGTTTAGTCTTCCATGACTGAGCTCCAGCACGGATGCGGCGTGTTTGGGATTTACGGGCATCCTGATGCTGCGGAATTAACCCGTTGGGGGCTTCATGCAGTCCAGCACCGGGGGCAAGAAAGCGCCGGAATCGTTTCTGCTTATGCTTCTGATGCCGGGCGCCGCCAGCCTAACCAAAAGCTCGGTATGGGTCTTGCATTTCAGGCTATCCAGGAAGCAGACTTAGCCAACCTTTTAGGAGATTATGCAGTTGGCCATGTCCGCTATTCTACGGATGGAGGCTCTTGCTTAGCCAATGCCCAACCGATATTACAGCATATTCGGGATGGCTGGGCTGCTTTGTGCCATAATGGAACTTTGTATAACGCGCATCTGGCCAAAGAACAACTTCCCCAGGCCCAATTTGAATATATCGGGGATTCAGACTCAGAGGTTATCCTCCATAAGATCTCCCTTTCATCTCAACGTTCCTTGGAGGGCCGTATCCGGGATGGGTTTGCCGGATTGAAGGGATCAGCTTCTTTGGCCGGCATGCTGGATGGAAAACTGTGGGCTTTCCGGGACCCTTCAGGGAACAGGCCCCTGGTCCTTGGCAAATTTCCGGATAAAGGCTACCCCACTGTCGTAGCATCTGAGACCGTTGCTTTTGATATTATCCAAGCTGAATATTCGAGAGAGGTTAATCCCGGCGAACTGGTTGTCATCGATGCAGAAGGGGTTCATAGCCATCAGCTTTTTCCTCCCTTTGCCCCTTTTTTCCCATGCATCTTTGAGCTTGTTTATTTCTCCCGCCCGGATTCTTTTGTTTTCCTAACCTCCCCAACCAAATACCGAAATGAGTGCGGCCATATTCTTGCAAGGAAAGACCCAGCAGATGCGGATGTTGTTGTTTCTGTTCCAGATTCCGGAACAGACGGGGCCATCGGCTATGCTGAAGAGTCCGGAATCCCTTATGAGCGTGGCATTATACGAAGCCATTATGTGGGGAGGGGATTTATTGAGCCCAGCCAATGCATGCGTGAATTTGCTGCCCGTTTAAAATATAATCCTAACCCTTCTATTATAAACAACCGCCGCGTCATTGTTGTTGATGACTCCCTTGTTCGCGGCACTACTATAAAGAAGATTGCGTCCATGCTATGGCGCGTCGGAGCTTCTGAGATTCATCTGCGAATCGCATCTCCTGTGTGGATTGACTCCTGTACTTACGGGATTGATGCCCCTGATCCGGAGAACCTCCTTGGTTATAAATATCGGAATCTTCCTTATCAGGAAATGAAAGAAAAGATTGCTGAACATCTGAAAATAACCTCTTTTGCTTGTTTGGAGCCTCTTGATTTGTTCCTTCCTGAGTCCCTTCCATCCCATATGCGATCCAACGGGGATTCCTTGGACACTCTTTGCGCCTGCACAAAATGCTTTACCGGTTATGCCGCTATCCATGAAGCATACGATAATCAATCCATTCTTCCGATACCACAAACCTTATAAAACTCTGGGCGCTCCTTCTCTTTTTTAATGAACGCGTCTTTGGTTCTTGAGGATGGGAGTGTCTACACCGGAGAGTCTTTTGGATTTGAGAAAAACGTTTCTGGCGAAGTCGTCTTTACCACAGGCATGGTGGGATATCCTGAGTCCATGACTGATCCTTCCTATGAAGGCCAGATTCTTGTATTCACCTATCCCCTGATCGGGAATTATGGCGTTCCTAACGGAGACCTTCAGGACAATATGCTTCGGCATTTTGAATCTGACATGATTCACACAAAAGCGATTGTTGTGGGAGATTATCCTCACAAGCATCACCATTGGGAGG
This is a stretch of genomic DNA from Candidatus Nanoarchaeia archaeon. It encodes these proteins:
- the pcn gene encoding proliferating cell nuclear antigen (pcna) — encoded protein: MKAILAEPRYFKESISVISDLVNEAKFTATKEGLNLIAMDPANVAMVVFKMVSSAFTEYNVPKNVEFAINLSNLKQILRRVSPNDMIGLELADNKLRIDLKGSTSRTFHLPLIEVEERKQKIPELQFPISVMTTSQILNNAIEDANVVADSLTLIGDQKKLNITAEGDLNKVSIEIPADEITRIKADNEDKVKAKYSVEYLKKMMGGAKIADEVEILFNKDYPLKVSYTVTDRLNLTFILAPRVEND
- a CDS encoding RNase J family beta-CASP ribonuclease — translated: MAVEIITVGGYDVVGRNCTAIKIDDDVIVFDIGIHLESYIQLTEDEDIKKFEVEDLIKVKAIPDLSVIEHWKDKIRAIIPSHAHLDHVGAIPFLAGRYKAPIICTPFTAAVLRAIIRDEKIPFKNRIKTVNTGSSIKITKDITAEFITVTHSTPQTAMVALHTKHGIIVYANDFKFDMSPTLGKTPDLKRLRQLGQKGVYALVVESTYADDDRKMPSESVAKEMLRDAILDDEKEVQAILVTTFSSHIARLKSIIELGKKLGRKVIFLGRSLAKYVNAAEEVGIVHFSKEIEIVKYGNNIRKRLNELQPRKKKYLIVVTGHQGEPKATLAKIARDVFKFRLDHRDKVIFSCNVIPTPTNEKNREHLERDLKHRRIRIFKGIHVSGHAARQDLQDLLEMLKPEHIIPSHGEEKMRKSLAGLCKEMGWKKNIHLLAEGQHAVLK
- a CDS encoding PRC-barrel domain-containing protein, with product MLKLKRISETYDMKVFTDTGEYFGDIEETMLTQTKVSGWRVKATKGSYLAKALGSAKGVIVPHQLVRSIGDIMIISKAAVPSYNPEEEEGAAQA
- a CDS encoding AbrB/MazE/SpoVT family DNA-binding domain-containing protein — translated: MKRKLVKQGLSALTITIPSSWVRKNNLKAGDEVDVLERDTSLTISKEGRTELNEITVDLTGLLPRLADRFMARAYQKGYDRIILKSEDPDLLQAVKNKVPELMGYEIINSMKNQVEVQILSAQLDLDFDTLLRRALLILKDMLQTCHDAWKAGDKKSLDGIFYQDYDVNKFMYFCLRQLNTSQKLMTFGRSILYYLIETLEDLGDELKALGKVLAQLPPHKAVLGILNKLIEMYQLSYEFFYTPDRKKAKQAYMLSKEISELIDAQLSNTNLLMVKALISLEFSNRIIYHLTTMRLDTLKGLGGQ
- the purF gene encoding amidophosphoribosyltransferase; the protein is MTELQHGCGVFGIYGHPDAAELTRWGLHAVQHRGQESAGIVSAYASDAGRRQPNQKLGMGLAFQAIQEADLANLLGDYAVGHVRYSTDGGSCLANAQPILQHIRDGWAALCHNGTLYNAHLAKEQLPQAQFEYIGDSDSEVILHKISLSSQRSLEGRIRDGFAGLKGSASLAGMLDGKLWAFRDPSGNRPLVLGKFPDKGYPTVVASETVAFDIIQAEYSREVNPGELVVIDAEGVHSHQLFPPFAPFFPCIFELVYFSRPDSFVFLTSPTKYRNECGHILARKDPADADVVVSVPDSGTDGAIGYAEESGIPYERGIIRSHYVGRGFIEPSQCMREFAARLKYNPNPSIINNRRVIVVDDSLVRGTTIKKIASMLWRVGASEIHLRIASPVWIDSCTYGIDAPDPENLLGYKYRNLPYQEMKEKIAEHLKITSFACLEPLDLFLPESLPSHMRSNGDSLDTLCACTKCFTGYAAIHEAYDNQSILPIPQTL
- a CDS encoding TraB/GumN family protein, giving the protein MKHLILIGTSHIAAQSIREVAEAIDANSPAVVCLEIDAKRIRGLFEKTSAKRASWKRIGIKGYLFALIGAWAERKLGDLVGVSPGEEMRTAIMHARKKGIPIALIDQDIEITLKRLSETLSWKEKWRFVLDILKALGRAVIRKPEFEFDIRKVPEEQLIKKLMTKVKDRYPNVYKVLIEERNRHMASELEKILAQHPDKKVVAVVGAGHKEGISLLLKSHRPGESDISYSVSIEAQ
- a CDS encoding YbhB/YbcL family Raf kinase inhibitor-like protein, with product MNLSSTAFSDGEAIPSPFTCSGRDIAPSLSISDVPGQAKSLSLIMDDPDAPVGTFVHWVVWNIPPDAKELGHGINKGVQGMTDFGRIGYGGPCPPSGKHRYYFKLYALDCMLQLSEHAGKRELEQAMKGHILAQAQLMGTYTR
- a CDS encoding aspartate aminotransferase family protein, encoding MRKKTDTREFLFRDAPPYPIEVADSKGSYLIDKNGKRYLDFTMGWCVGNAGWRKSQIRNAIQRFKGPEYVPPSYIYERWEDLAKKLSRLIGRQTACFRATGGTEAVEIALKMSRAYNKRRKFLAFKGAYHGQSIACLSLVKIPAHELHFGKFSEDYLQIDAKDWEKTTEEAVKLIKKREISAFISEPIICNLGVIVPPKEFFNRIMEACSETDTLFICDEVATGFGRTGKWFGFEHFGLEPDIITIAKGMSSGYGAIGATIARPEVAEPMRFDFSNYSTFGWHPFSVEACLANIEYIQQKGLVAKAAESGAYLMKRLSEFRPEGKGLCIGFDEPDPGIQQRCLEDRLIISAFDGRVVLFPSLDISRQEIDKAVEIIRKSRAGIC